From Salinirubellus salinus, the proteins below share one genomic window:
- a CDS encoding winged helix-turn-helix domain-containing protein yields the protein MLWWLIGGSRGGRNRLRIVRTLDETPMNTHQLSEALDLDYKTVQHHLELLAENGVLMTMGDGYGKTYFLTDAMESNRDVLDEVARKANLEDVTAAGAQGGDADE from the coding sequence GTGCTCTGGTGGCTCATCGGTGGCTCACGCGGCGGCCGGAACCGCCTGCGCATCGTCCGCACGCTCGACGAGACACCGATGAACACCCACCAGCTCTCCGAGGCGCTCGACCTCGACTACAAGACGGTCCAGCACCACCTCGAACTGCTCGCCGAGAACGGGGTACTGATGACGATGGGTGACGGCTACGGCAAGACCTACTTCCTGACGGACGCGATGGAGTCGAACCGCGACGTGCTCGACGAGGTGGCCCGCAAGGCGAACCTCGAGGACGTGACCGCTGCGGGTGCCCAGGGAGGTGACGCCGATGAGTGA
- a CDS encoding DUF5658 family protein yields MDLPSQLADAEGTVWVVAVLAYGAGDTLTTWVGLRSGRGAEAGPLAAPLVETYGILGLVGLKVVTLALFYLTWRVARPPARVAVPLAVALVGVGVTAWNLAVVSA; encoded by the coding sequence GTGGACCTCCCGTCACAGCTCGCGGACGCCGAAGGGACAGTCTGGGTCGTCGCCGTCCTCGCCTACGGCGCCGGCGACACGCTCACCACCTGGGTCGGCCTGCGCTCGGGGCGGGGAGCGGAGGCTGGGCCGCTGGCCGCGCCCCTCGTCGAGACCTACGGCATCCTCGGGCTCGTCGGCCTGAAGGTGGTCACCCTCGCCCTGTTCTACCTCACCTGGCGGGTCGCCCGTCCGCCAGCGCGGGTGGCGGTGCCGCTGGCCGTCGCCCTCGTCGGCGTCGGCGTCACCGCGTGGAACCTCGCCGTCGTCTCCGCGTAG